A stretch of DNA from Rhizobium sp. EC-SD404:
CTCCCGATGCGGGCTTTTTTTTAGCTTGTTTCGATCAACCGCCGATCAGTACTGCCGGAACTCGCGACGCGGCTGGCGGGGATCCTGTCGATCGTCACGGCGTTCGACGCGGTTGTCGCGGCGATCCTCACGACGCTCCTGGCGGAACTCCTGGCGATCCTCACGTCGGTCCTGGCGGAATTCGCGGCGATCTTCACGGGCATCCTGACGGAACTCGCGACGGTCTTCGCGGCGCTCGACCTGGTTTGGACGGCCCGGATTACCGATGCCGGGGCGACCGGGACGGTCAGGCTGCACGATCACGGGACGGCCTGGACGATCGGGACGGACGACGACCGGACGGCCTTCGTAACGGCCGCGATCACGGTAGAAGCCCTGGCCGCGGTAATGGCGGTCCCAATAATTGCCGATGGAGAAGGTGACCGTCGGAATCCCGATCCGTGCGACATAGCTCGGAGCGCGGACGCGGCGGTTGTCGTAGGACAGGTCGAGATAGCTGGCCGAGACCCAGCCGCGCACGCCGCCGCCTTGTACATCGCACCAGCCGGGGCCGGCCGTGCAACCGATGACGTCAACCTGGGCGCCTGCAGGAAATACGGTGACCGCCGGATACTGCGTGCCGGGACCGGACCGCACGTTCAAATTGGTCGTGACAAAGCCTGGTGCTGCAGATGCGATGCTGGGCAGCGCGACCAGTGCGGCCAGCGATGCTGCTGCGGCGACTATGAACTTCTTCATCTCACTCTCCTTGCGGCCTTTTTGGGCTCTTCGATGCATTCAGGGGCGAAGCATGAAGACAGATTTAGCGTCCCGATCCTGAACGAAGGATGGCTTAGCGGTTCATACGCCGTTCATCGACGCATTCAGGCTGCCTGCCTGGCCATTTCGTCGCGCATGCCGGCCAGGATTTCGAGACCTCTCAGCCGCTTGTCGAGATCATGGATTGGCAACGAGACGATCAATTCGTCCACCTTGGTCAGTTCAAGGAACCGATCCGTCTTTTCGCGCACCGTCTCGGGGGAACCGACGAGAGCGTATTGGAACGTATGTTCGATGCCGATCTTTTCGTTTGCGGTCCAGATTTCGTCCATCGATTCGACCGGCTTCGGCGTCCGCCCGGGCGTGCCCCGACGCAGATTGACGAATTGCTGCTGCGCCGAGGTAAAGAGGAATGCCCCTTCCTCGTCGCTTTCGGCCGGTGCGGCCATAACGCCCGCCATCGCATAGGGCTTGTCGAGCACGGCGGAGGGCTGGAACTTCTCACGATAGATTGCGAGCGCCTGCATCAGCGAATCCGG
This window harbors:
- a CDS encoding SH3 domain-containing protein, which translates into the protein MKKFIVAAAASLAALVALPSIASAAPGFVTTNLNVRSGPGTQYPAVTVFPAGAQVDVIGCTAGPGWCDVQGGGVRGWVSASYLDLSYDNRRVRAPSYVARIGIPTVTFSIGNYWDRHYRGQGFYRDRGRYEGRPVVVRPDRPGRPVIVQPDRPGRPGIGNPGRPNQVERREDRREFRQDAREDRREFRQDRREDRQEFRQERREDRRDNRVERRDDRQDPRQPRREFRQY